Proteins encoded in a region of the Petrotoga olearia DSM 13574 genome:
- a CDS encoding GAF domain-containing sensor histidine kinase: protein MMNDILNIIYNDDPQNVLKSTFMEISSQLKETIGKDNIMFIYQSSREVFKALASTSDKFENVKIYMRGNEELKSKIFSNEVVPVNLKDDTLPASSNGNGKKELFLYPIFSEESLIGAVGLFDNKVDKNTFDQHFFYYAVLINLIVEKLRIKDLEDKVILMEKLTDIIEEITQKEVIIENVLNLLKDSLHAESIVFWELQGDNLEIKYMLGIDEKLIINHKIPLENTLEGKTIKERRSYMVVGRENFQNYFIPFNLDLKSSIYAVIEQNNEVYGVLSVYNREEKDSFRTYKNFDESDFHVFSDTAKRLAFSIHRINLYNKLQNEVSKLTELKKNYEQLIEKQKEHLDMLNALDKISQAVRSVYDKNLAIKIMLLGLTSGRGLKFNRALYLEKDKVRGFLVPKLWVGPDTEEDANEIWKEANIRSLKYGNVVQYLKEEAIKIPTNNKLILSLQNKVLAYKGHPILERVVEKKQVLHIVPQMLEIKWEDLEDIYDIVKINEFLIFPVAGMVETKGVVIVDNKINKKPITSIETEIVKLFKDNMGLALEMIENYQELKEKTLRLEEQKDLMDYYRRFKNNILQNLAVAIVVVDRSGKINEWNRQAENVFSRPRETMIGSPIQDIKDIIGEEIIEKIKVIYETRNNIKLKNYEVKLSNTKKIFDIQLSPLRNEDLGVIEGVIIVFDDVTELYNLQKEMEKRERLAAMGEMTSRIAHEVRNPITVIGGFLNRIAKMNKMDDIQKYTQIIKEELSRLEHIVNEILEYSRGGKINQIEEVNFIEIIRGIMLMYEDFIQQKHVMVNTDWLKEEVLIKVDKDKIKQVLMNLIKNALENVNNNGKIDIKVGYTDENKVFFEITNDGPPIPPEIKEKLFTPFLTTKSNGTGLGLAICKKIIEEEHKGKIYLVKSDDTGTSFKFEIPIFSD, encoded by the coding sequence ATGATGAACGATATTTTAAATATTATATACAACGATGATCCCCAAAATGTTTTAAAATCAACTTTTATGGAAATCTCTTCCCAATTGAAAGAAACAATTGGGAAAGATAATATTATGTTTATTTATCAGTCAAGTAGAGAGGTTTTTAAAGCTTTAGCCTCTACAAGTGATAAGTTTGAGAATGTAAAAATATATATGCGTGGAAACGAGGAGTTAAAATCCAAAATTTTTTCAAATGAAGTGGTACCTGTGAATCTAAAAGATGATACTTTACCAGCAAGTTCAAATGGAAACGGTAAAAAAGAATTATTTTTGTATCCTATATTCTCTGAAGAATCTTTAATTGGAGCAGTTGGATTATTTGATAATAAAGTAGACAAAAATACCTTCGACCAACATTTTTTTTATTACGCTGTATTGATTAACTTGATTGTAGAAAAGCTAAGAATTAAGGATTTGGAAGACAAGGTAATTTTAATGGAAAAACTCACCGACATTATAGAAGAAATTACACAAAAAGAGGTAATAATAGAAAATGTTTTAAACCTTCTAAAAGATTCACTTCATGCAGAAAGCATAGTTTTCTGGGAACTTCAAGGGGATAATCTTGAAATCAAATACATGCTGGGAATAGACGAGAAATTAATCATAAATCACAAGATTCCTTTAGAAAATACTCTTGAAGGTAAAACTATAAAAGAGAGAAGAAGTTATATGGTTGTTGGACGAGAGAATTTTCAAAATTATTTTATTCCTTTTAATTTAGATCTCAAATCTTCTATTTATGCTGTTATAGAACAAAATAATGAAGTTTACGGTGTTTTAAGTGTTTATAACAGAGAAGAAAAAGATTCTTTTAGAACTTACAAAAATTTTGATGAATCAGATTTTCACGTTTTTTCTGATACCGCCAAAAGATTAGCTTTTTCTATTCACAGAATAAACCTATACAATAAGCTTCAAAATGAAGTCAGTAAGTTGACTGAATTGAAAAAGAATTATGAGCAACTTATTGAAAAACAAAAAGAACACTTAGATATGCTGAATGCATTGGATAAGATATCTCAAGCCGTTAGGTCTGTTTACGATAAAAATTTAGCAATAAAAATAATGCTCTTAGGATTAACTTCTGGAAGAGGTCTTAAGTTTAACAGAGCTCTTTATTTAGAAAAAGACAAGGTTAGAGGTTTTCTTGTTCCAAAATTATGGGTTGGTCCAGATACAGAAGAAGATGCAAACGAGATCTGGAAAGAAGCTAACATTAGGTCTTTAAAATATGGAAATGTTGTTCAGTACCTGAAGGAGGAAGCCATAAAAATACCCACTAATAATAAACTAATTCTTAGTTTACAAAACAAAGTTTTAGCCTATAAAGGGCACCCTATATTAGAAAGAGTTGTTGAAAAAAAACAGGTGTTACATATCGTTCCTCAAATGTTGGAAATTAAATGGGAAGATTTGGAGGATATATATGATATAGTAAAAATAAATGAGTTTCTCATTTTTCCAGTTGCCGGAATGGTTGAAACTAAGGGTGTAGTAATAGTTGACAACAAAATAAACAAAAAGCCTATCACCAGTATAGAAACTGAAATTGTAAAACTATTTAAAGATAATATGGGATTAGCTTTAGAAATGATAGAAAATTATCAAGAATTAAAAGAAAAAACTCTGCGGTTAGAAGAACAGAAAGATTTGATGGATTACTATAGGAGATTTAAAAACAATATATTACAAAATTTAGCTGTTGCGATTGTTGTGGTTGATAGAAGTGGAAAAATAAACGAATGGAACAGACAAGCAGAAAATGTTTTCTCCCGGCCAAGAGAAACCATGATCGGGTCACCCATTCAAGATATAAAAGATATTATTGGGGAAGAAATAATCGAAAAAATTAAAGTCATATATGAAACCAGAAATAATATAAAATTAAAAAATTATGAAGTAAAACTTTCCAATACGAAGAAAATTTTTGATATTCAGTTATCCCCTTTGAGAAATGAAGATTTAGGAGTGATCGAAGGTGTTATAATTGTTTTTGATGATGTGACTGAACTTTACAACCTTCAAAAAGAAATGGAAAAGCGAGAAAGACTTGCTGCAATGGGAGAAATGACTTCCAGAATAGCTCATGAAGTGAGAAATCCTATTACGGTTATCGGTGGATTTTTAAACAGAATAGCCAAAATGAACAAAATGGATGATATTCAAAAGTACACTCAAATTATTAAAGAAGAACTTTCCAGGCTCGAACATATAGTAAATGAAATCTTAGAATACTCTAGGGGAGGTAAAATTAATCAGATTGAAGAAGTCAATTTCATCGAAATTATACGTGGAATAATGTTGATGTATGAAGATTTCATTCAACAAAAACACGTTATGGTGAACACAGATTGGTTAAAAGAAGAGGTTTTAATAAAAGTCGATAAAGATAAAATAAAACAAGTATTGATGAATTTAATAAAAAACGCTTTAGAAAATGTTAATAACAATGGAAAAATTGATATAAAAGTTGGGTATACTGATGAAAATAAAGTTTTTTTTGAAATAACCAATGATGGGCCACCCATCCCTCCCGAGATTAAGGAAAAATTATTCACTCCTTTTCTCACTACTAAAAGTAACGGTACAGGGTTAGGTTTAGCCATTTGTAAAAAAATAATAGAAGAAGAACACAAGGGAAAAATTTATTTGGTAAAATCTGACGACACTGGAACTTCTTTCAAATTTGAAATTCCAATCTTCAGCGACTAA
- a CDS encoding response regulator, producing the protein MSKVLIVDDEENIRTLIKEELEDSGYEVTAVSNAKDALETLESDKDIDIICTDIEMPDVNGLELASEIRKRYPNKKIIFLTAYSHYKSEMASWAADAYVVKSMDLTEIKDTIENLLKIQ; encoded by the coding sequence TTGTCGAAAGTACTAATAGTAGATGATGAAGAGAACATAAGAACTTTAATAAAAGAAGAATTAGAAGATTCCGGTTATGAAGTTACTGCAGTAAGCAATGCAAAAGATGCACTAGAAACCTTGGAAAGCGATAAAGATATAGATATCATATGTACTGATATAGAAATGCCAGATGTAAACGGTTTAGAACTTGCAAGTGAAATCAGAAAAAGGTACCCAAACAAAAAAATAATATTTCTCACAGCTTACTCACATTATAAAAGTGAGATGGCGTCTTGGGCAGCAGATGCTTACGTAGTAAAATCAATGGATTTAACAGAAATAAAAGATACTATCGAAAATCTTCTAAAAATTCAATAA